GAAGATAATATTGATGATATACCTGATGGAGACAATGAGCTTATATTTGCATGTAAAAAGATTACCAATGAGATGAAAAGCCTGCAGGAAGAAAAGATTAAGGTTTGGAATCAATATGATGCTTTTAATCACATGGTGTCATCTATGAGCCATGATATGAAAAATCCTCTAGCTATAGTAAAGGGCAACGTAGATATATTAGAAATGATAGATATAGAAAGTGATAACAATATAAAATCAGAAACTATACAGTCTATAAAGAAGAATTTAATTCGGATAGAAAAATATTTAGATCGTGTTAATTATCTGCAGTCTATGGATCAATTAAAAATAAACAAAAAGTCTATTCATATTTTGGATTTTATTGAAACATTAAAGAATAATGTTAAAATGTTAAATTCCAATAAACATATCCATTGGATTATTCCTAAAGAAGATATAATCATAAATATTGATACACATCACATAGAAGAAGGCTTTGAGAATGTATTAAATAATGCATTAACCTATGCAAATTCAAATATCTATATAAATATAGAAGTAAAGGATAAAAAAATGTTAATATCCATCAAAGATGATGGCAAAGGATTTAGCGGAGAAGCCCTTAAGTATGCAACTCAAAAATTCTATTCAGAGAATTCACAGTCCGAAAATATGGGATTAGGTCTAAATATAACAAAACATATACTAAAGAAGCATGGTGGAGAATTAATAATAAAAAATCACAATAATGGAGCATTGGTAGAAATGATAATTAATTTATAGAACTTGAAAAAGAATTGAAAATTATTTGTTACACTCTTCTTAAAGAAAAGGAGAGTGTATTTTTATGTCAGAAAGAATTGAAATAAAAAATTTAAATGTTAGCTATGGAAATAAACAAGTATTATTTGATGTATCTCTAACAATAGATAGGGGTATGTTTGGCCTTTTAGGAAGAAACGGAGCCGGCAAATCTACCTTGATGAAGGCATTAGTTGGGCTGGTTCCCATCAAATCCGGGGAAATAAGCATATGTGGTATTTTAAGTGAGAACAAAAAAGATATACGCTCTATAATTGGGTATTTACCGCAGGAATTTAATATGTATCCTAATATGAAAGTGGATGAGGCTTTGGACTATTTAGGAACATTATCGGAAATGAGGTCTAAAGTGTTGAGGAAGAGAATAGAAGAGATTTTAGAAATTGTAAATCTTAAAGAGGACAGGAATTTGAAGATAAAGACTTTATCCGGAGGAATGAAAAGAAGATTAGGTATTGCTCAAGCAATACTTCATAATCCAAAGGTATTAATTGTTGACGAACCTACAGCCGGACTTGATCCTGAAGAAAGAATTCGATTTAGGAATCTATTGTCTAATTTAGCTGAAGATAAGATAGTTATTTTATCTACTCATATCGTTGGAGATATAGAAATGACCTGTAACCGATTATCCGTTTTAAACAATGGAAAAATCATATTTGATGGAACTACAAAGGAAATTGTAGATTCTGCTAAAGGATTTACCTATGAGGTAAAAGTACCAAAATCTCAAATTTATGATTTTAAGAATCGGTATGTAATAACTGCACAAAAGGATTTTGGAGATTATGTAGAAATGAAATTGCTTTTTAAAGGAAAACCGGATGACAAATTTGTGCCGGTAAATCCTACCATTGAAGATGGATATTTAAACTTACTCTATGATATAGGAGGAACCAAATAATGAGACTTTTTATATTGGAAATCAGACGATGTTTAAAAAATCCATTCTTTTGGATTGTTAGTATAGTACTGTTTCTTTTTGTTAACTCTCAATTTTCAGGGGATGCATCCGGGTGGAGCATAAAAAAACCGGTCCCGGGACAAGAAAGTTATGGAACATCTATCACAGAGGACATGAGTGTAATTCGTCAGCAATCCTTAGTAAATTTATTAGCAGAGTACTCAAACAATAGATATACTACTTATCCTTATGGATTTTATAGAAATATAGAATTGAATACAAAGAAAAATGAGGCAATGGAGAAGCTTTTATCAGCCCTAACAGGCATGTCAATTGAAAAAATTAAATCTATTCAAAGTTTTTCAGAATCTGGCCATAGTGCCATAGAAGGGGATAAGGTATTGTTCCCTGAAGAGGTAGATGAAGTGGTAAATTCCACCAAAAACAATATAACTGATGATGATTATTTAAATTTAATGGATAAAGTAGACCAATTACTTGGAGGAGGCAGTCCTTATTCAAAAAGACTCATTGCTTCAAGGTTTGGGAGAATTCCTAAGAGTTATGAAGAAGCTTTACAGGAATACAACGATATGCTTTACAAAGATAAAATAACCGGTGCTTTTGCCAGGCTATTTTGTGATTATGCAGGAATAGCAGTTGGATTTTTACCTATATTTTTAGTGGTAGCATTTTGGTATCAGGACAGAAAAACAAATATAAGTCATACACTGTATTCAAAAAAAGCATCTTCATCTAAGCTTATATTATCAAGATTTTTTGCAATGCTTATATTATTTACATTTATTATTATGCTTATGGCAACTTTCTATAATATAAAAATTATAGGTGTAAACGGAATAGAAAACACTGACCCTTTTGCCTTTTATAAATATTCTTTCCTTTGGCTGATACCAACTTTAATGGTAGTTTTGTCAGTTGGTATGTTTACAACAATATTAACAAATTCTCCTGTAGGAATTATAGCTATGTTAGGCTGGTGGTTTATAGCCATGTTTGGAAGCGAAGCTAACATGCGGGGTGGATATGGTTTTCAGTTATTCCTAAGACACAACATTTTAGGTGATACGAAAGTTTATCTAAATAATATTCATATAGTCCTATTAAATCGTGGAATTTATATAACAATAAGTGCAATTCTAGTTCTAATATCTATAAAAATATACAATAAAAAGAGAAAAGGGGAGATTTATAGTGGAAGCAGCAAGAAAAATAATAAAAAATGAGATTAAACATCATACCTATGGTCCGATTATTACCTCTTTTATTGTGTATTTATTAATATTTGTGCTATTTGGACTGGTGGAGTTAAAGAAGGATATAGTGATTATGATTGTGGAAAGATTTTTGCCGTTAATGGGAATAATATTAATTTCTCCATGCTTTCAATATGAAATGGATTATGGAATAGAGGATGTTATACGCTCAAAGTCAACCGGTATTCTTACAACTTATTTAATAAGGCTAATATTAAGAATATTTATCTATGGAATGCTTACCTTTTTATTTATTGCATTAATAAAAATTACAGACTCCCAAGTGGAAATGGCATTATATTTCTTTCAATCATTTTCATTAGGGTTATTGTTAGGGTCGTTAGGTTTTTTTGCATTTGGTATTAGTTCTAATTTAATAGGGGTATACTTAGTTCCAATACTATATTATTTACTAAATTGGATGCCTAATTGGAAAGTCCTTGGAGACTTTTATCTTTTTAGATTAAGGTATGGTCTTGAACCTAAAATAGGACTAAATATTTTTATAGCTATAATATTTCTAACTGTTGGGTTATATGCTAATAGAAAATAAATTAATGGAATACTCTAGTAGAATTAGTAAGTTAGATGTTATAATGAGTTAAGATGGTCAAGTTGGCAGTTATTCGTCAATATGCTGACGGTGATACAGTTATCTCAGAATTTATTATGGAGGGTACTCATCGCACCGGTAGTGATTCCTGTTCTTGCAGACAAATCAATTCCAACCTATGTGTACGATGACAGCCTTGTTTTAGGCAATATGATGCTCGCCGCTCATTCTTTAGGGCTGGGAAGCTGCTGGATACATCGAGCAAATTATAAATGTACTTCTATGTGCAGACACTGCTGTTATTCCTGTTCTCCAAAGTGGCCTGATGACTATATGACATCTGCTGTGGCGGATGAGGTATTTTATATATTAAGAAGTTTAGGCTGCTATCATGTGCATATCGGTGGCGGAGAGCCCCTTATTAAGCCTGATAAAATTCTGGATGTTCTTGATGCTGCCCGGAAAAACAATATTGAAATTGAATATATTGAAACAAATTCCTCGTGGTACAGGGATGAAACGTCAACAAATGCCATACTTAAAGAGTTAAAAGATCACGGGGTAAACACACTGCTTATATCCATAGACCCGTTCCACAATGAATATATTCCGTTTTAGAAGGTGAAAGCTTTAATTAAGGCCTGTTCAAAGGCGGGAATGAACGTATTTCCCTGGTTGATGGAATTCTGGGATGATATTGATGCCTCTGTACGGAAACTTCATTCCCCAGTCGTGCCCGGGCTTTTCAATCCCTTTAAGGGAACTGGTGCAT
The genomic region above belongs to Acetivibrio saccincola and contains:
- a CDS encoding ABC transporter ATP-binding protein, which encodes MSERIEIKNLNVSYGNKQVLFDVSLTIDRGMFGLLGRNGAGKSTLMKALVGLVPIKSGEISICGILSENKKDIRSIIGYLPQEFNMYPNMKVDEALDYLGTLSEMRSKVLRKRIEEILEIVNLKEDRNLKIKTLSGGMKRRLGIAQAILHNPKVLIVDEPTAGLDPEERIRFRNLLSNLAEDKIVILSTHIVGDIEMTCNRLSVLNNGKIIFDGTTKEIVDSAKGFTYEVKVPKSQIYDFKNRYVITAQKDFGDYVEMKLLFKGKPDDKFVPVNPTIEDGYLNLLYDIGGTK
- a CDS encoding sensor histidine kinase, producing the protein MIENYEFKSINKYIRSDIIDGREYYTPSKQNLSGFKNYMYKVLFLYKDLAVIIHSILFSLIGFYIYYLHKLREPINYICNIREDNIDDIPDGDNELIFACKKITNEMKSLQEEKIKVWNQYDAFNHMVSSMSHDMKNPLAIVKGNVDILEMIDIESDNNIKSETIQSIKKNLIRIEKYLDRVNYLQSMDQLKINKKSIHILDFIETLKNNVKMLNSNKHIHWIIPKEDIIINIDTHHIEEGFENVLNNALTYANSNIYINIEVKDKKMLISIKDDGKGFSGEALKYATQKFYSENSQSENMGLGLNITKHILKKHGGELIIKNHNNGALVEMIINL
- a CDS encoding ABC transporter permease, whose protein sequence is MRLFILEIRRCLKNPFFWIVSIVLFLFVNSQFSGDASGWSIKKPVPGQESYGTSITEDMSVIRQQSLVNLLAEYSNNRYTTYPYGFYRNIELNTKKNEAMEKLLSALTGMSIEKIKSIQSFSESGHSAIEGDKVLFPEEVDEVVNSTKNNITDDDYLNLMDKVDQLLGGGSPYSKRLIASRFGRIPKSYEEALQEYNDMLYKDKITGAFARLFCDYAGIAVGFLPIFLVVAFWYQDRKTNISHTLYSKKASSSKLILSRFFAMLILFTFIIMLMATFYNIKIIGVNGIENTDPFAFYKYSFLWLIPTLMVVLSVGMFTTILTNSPVGIIAMLGWWFIAMFGSEANMRGGYGFQLFLRHNILGDTKVYLNNIHIVLLNRGIYITISAILVLISIKIYNKKRKGEIYSGSSKKNNKK
- a CDS encoding radical SAM protein, giving the protein MCRHCCYSCSPKWPDDYMTSAVADEVFYILRSLGCYHVHIGGGEPLIKPDKILDVLDAARKNNIEIEYIETNSSWYRDETSTNAILKELKDHGVNTLLISIDPFHNEYIPF